The Methylomonas rhizoryzae genome includes the window TGATTTATCGCTTCATCAGCGCCAGCTTGTTTTCCATGCTGTTTTTTTTAGGTTACGGCATGTCGCTGCTGGGATCGCATGATGAAAGACTGTATCAAGTCGTCAGCCTGAGTTATTTAGGCATTTCCTTTGGCGCCGCTCCGGTGATATTCAAGCGCTGGCTGAGTTACAACCAAGTGGCGCAACTACTGATTTTGACCGACATCGTCTGCTTGACGCTAATGATGCACGCCAGCGGTGGGGTCGCCAGCGGCGTTGGCGGTCTGCTGGCGATATCGATTGCCGCGGCCGGTCTGTTGTTGGGTGGCAAATGCGCCTTATTGGTCGCAGCTTTGGCAACCTTGGCCGTGTTGACCGAAGAACTTTTCGCGATGTATAGCGGTTTTTTTAGTCTTAAGACCTTGAATTATTCCGGAGTATTAGGCATCGCCTTTTTTGCGATCGCGCTCATTTCGGTGGTATTGGCGCAACGCGTCGAACAATCGGTGAGTTTGGTCAAGCGGCATGCACAAACCATTACTCGCCTGGAGGAATTGAACCATTACATCATTCAACACCTGCAATCCGGCATCATGATAGTGGACAGCCGGCAGTTCATCGTGCAATGCAACCAATCCTTGTTGCGTTTGCTTAACCTTAGCAAGCCGCCGGTCCGCTTGGCGGACTTTTCCCCGGATATTCAACAGGCGTTTTTGCTGTGGCTTGAGCATCCCGATAGCGATTTCGCAATTATCGACATCGGGCAAAGCTCGGAGGTCCACGTGCGCTTCTCTCCGCTGCCGGTGGAGGGCGAGGGTTTGCACTTGCTGATCGTCGAAGACATTGCCTTATACAATCAGCGCTTGCAGCAAACAAAGCTGGCGTCGTTGGGCCGTTTGACCGCGAGTATCGCCCATGAAATTCGCAACCCGCTCAGCGCGATTAACCATGCCAGTCAGCTATTGTCCGAGTCGGCGGATTTAACGGGCGAAGACCTGCGCTTGACCAGTATCATTCGCAATCATTGCCGGAGGGTCAATAAAATCATCGAAGACATATTGACCTTATCGCGGCGCGAGCCTTCGCAGAGACAACGCATTGCACTCGACCAATGGCTGCCGGCCTTCGTGCAGGAACAAAATCAATTGTACGGCAGCAAGAAGCCGGCATTCGAACTGCAGAGTAAAACCAAAGGGCTGAACGTTTACGTAGACTCCGGGCATTTAAAACAGATTCTGGACAATCTATGCGCCAATGCTTTGAAATATGGTCAACCGGAACTCGGCCCGATTATGATAGAGGCGGACTTTTTCGCACAACGGCCATGTATCCGGGTG containing:
- a CDS encoding sensor histidine kinase, with the translated sequence MSDNLADTIYPCPFSKAYGIPSRQAWLLLKIFLIYRFISASLFSMLFFLGYGMSLLGSHDERLYQVVSLSYLGISFGAAPVIFKRWLSYNQVAQLLILTDIVCLTLMMHASGGVASGVGGLLAISIAAAGLLLGGKCALLVAALATLAVLTEELFAMYSGFFSLKTLNYSGVLGIAFFAIALISVVLAQRVEQSVSLVKRHAQTITRLEELNHYIIQHLQSGIMIVDSRQFIVQCNQSLLRLLNLSKPPVRLADFSPDIQQAFLLWLEHPDSDFAIIDIGQSSEVHVRFSPLPVEGEGLHLLIVEDIALYNQRLQQTKLASLGRLTASIAHEIRNPLSAINHASQLLSESADLTGEDLRLTSIIRNHCRRVNKIIEDILTLSRREPSQRQRIALDQWLPAFVQEQNQLYGSKKPAFELQSKTKGLNVYVDSGHLKQILDNLCANALKYGQPELGPIMIEADFFAQRPCIRVIDNGHGLAGEHLAHLFEPFFTTSHQGTGLGLYISKELAELNQAELIYARQHDRTCFTLYLANADHVVIEI